One window of Tachysurus vachellii isolate PV-2020 chromosome 21, HZAU_Pvac_v1, whole genome shotgun sequence genomic DNA carries:
- the poc1bl gene encoding polypeptide N-acetylgalactosaminyltransferase 4 has product MMRVRWSKHVALLTKAGFFLSALWLFYLFVFRSSNTAPAENGSKHSIESRVAFTAVEVDAETLKRPVYVKPPPDSNAHGEWGRATRLNLKSEEKKQEEDSIERYAINIYVSDKISLHRHIEDNRMHECKSKTYNIRHLPTTSVVIAFYNEAWSTLLRTIHSVLETTPAVLLKEIILVDDLSDRGYLKSQLEEYISNLERVRLIRTNKREGLVRARLIGATYATGDVLTFLDCHCECVPGWIEPLLERIAEKQNTVICPVIDTIDWNTFEFYMQTDEPMVGGFDWRLTFQWHSVPEADRKRRNSRIDPIRSPTMAGGLFAVSKSYFQYLGTYDTGMEVWGGENLELSFRVWQCGGSLEIHPCSHVGHVFPKKAPYARPKFLQNTVRAAEVWMDSYKDLFYNRNPPARKVTYGDISDRILLRERLKCRTFDWYLKNIYPDLHVPEDRPDWHGAVRSGGIPSECLDYNAPDHNPTGAHLSLFGCHGQGGNQYFEYTSYKEIRYNSVTELCAEYSNGQNHIGMKHCPRDGEQVPPTIVWEFRDNGSIYHPLSNKCITAYRTAEGRTDVQMQKCSNEDVNQRWKFE; this is encoded by the exons ATGATGAGGGTGCGCTGGTCAAAACACGTGGCTCTTCTGACGAAAGCCGGCTTCTTCCTCTCCGCTCTGTGGCTCTTCTACCTCTTTGTGTTCCGCTCTTCCAACACGGCTCCGGCTGAAAATGGCAGCAAACACAGTATTGAGTCCAGGGTTGCCTTTACGGCGGTAGAAGTGGATGCAGAGACTCTGAAGCGGCCCGTTTACGTGAAGCCTCCTCCTGACTCAAATGCACATGGAGAGTGGGGCAGAGCCACCCGACTCAACCTTAAATCTGAGGAGAAAAAGCAAGAGGAGGACAGCATCGAGCGCTACGCCATCAACATCTACGTCAGCGACAAGATATCCCTCCATCGACATATTGAAGATAACAGGATGCACGA ATGTAAAAGCAAGACGTATAACATCCGTCACCTTCCAACCACATCTGTGGTCATCGCCTTCTATAACGAGGCCTGGTCCACCCTGCTAAGAACCATCCATAGTGTCTTGGAGACCACACCTGCTGTACTGCTGAAAGAAATCATTCTCGTTGATGACTTGAGTGACCGAG GCTATCTGAAATCCCAGTTGGAGGAGTACATTAGCAACCTGGAGCGTGTGCGCCTCATCCGCACAAATAAGAGAGAAGGACTGGTCCGAGCTCGGCTTATTGGTGCCACCTACGCCACAGGAGATGTACTCACATTTCTGGACTGCCACTGTGAGTGCGTGCCTGGATGGATCGAGCCTCTGCTGGAAAG gattgctgagaaacaaaacactgttATCTGTCCAGTGATTGACACAATTGACTGGAACACATTTGAGTTTTACATGCAGACTGATGAGCCCATGGTGGGTGGTTTTGACTGGCGGTTGACATTCCAGTGGCACAGTGTGCCTGAGGCGGACCGCAAAAGACGGAATTCCCGAATAGACCCCATTAG ATCTCCCACCATGGCCGGAGGTCTGTTTGCCGTAAGCAAGTCCTACTTTCAATATCTGGGTACTTATGACACAGGCATGGAGGTGTGGGGAGGAGAGAATCTGGAGCTTTCCTTCAGG GTTTGGCAGTGTGGAGGCTCACTGGAGATTCACCCCTGTTCCCATGTGGGTCATGTCTTCCCTAAGAAGGCACCATATGCCAGGCCAAAGTTTCTCCAGAACACAGTACGAGCTGCTGAGGTCTGGATGGATTCTTACAAGGACCTTTTCTATAACCGCAACCCTCCTGCTCGTAAG GTGACATACGGGGACATTTCAGACAGGATTCTCTTACGAGAGCGACTGAAGTGCAGGACCTTTGATTGGTATCTAAAGAACATCTACCCAGATCTGCATGTACCTGAGGACAGACCTGACTGGCATGGAGCT GTGCGTAGTGGTGGGATTCCTTCTGAGTGTCTGGACTACAACGCTCCAGATCACAATCCCACAGGGGCTCACCTGTCTTTGTTCGGCTGTCACGGTCAAGGAGGGAATCAG TATTTTGAGTACACATCATATAAGGAAATTCGCTATAACTCAGTAACTGAGCTGTGTGCGGAGTATTCAAATGGCCAGAACCACATAGGCATGAAACACTGTCCCAGAGACGGCGAGCAAGTTCCTCCCACCATCGTCTGGGAGTTCAGAGAT aATGGAAGTATCTATCACCCTCTTTCAAACAAGTGCATAACTGCGTACCGTACAGCAGAAGGACGGACCGACGTGCAAATGCAAAAATGCTCTAACGAAGACGTAAACCAGCGCTGGAagtttgaatga